From Gammaproteobacteria bacterium:
CGCTCGCTCGGCGACATCCGCCAGGGAGTGACGCTCGAGATCTTCGGCGAAGGCACATCGATGGGACCTGCGAACGACGCCATGAAGGCGGACTTCCTCGATGACTTCGTGTCCTGGCTGGGCGGGACGGAAGCCGCTGCACGCGCCCTGGGTCTGCCGCCGGATGCACCGCTGGAAGTGCCGTGGACGACGCTCGGCGAATACCTGAGCTTCCTGGAACGCAAGGGCGTCGCCACCAACGTGGGCTCCTTCATCGGCGCCACCACCGTGCGGATCCACGAGATCGGCTACGACGACCGCCCCCCCACCGCAGACGAGCTGGAGCGCATGCGCGCCCTCGTGCGCACGGCCATGGAGGAGGGCGCCATGGGGGTGGGCTCGTCGCTCATCTACACGCCCGGCTTCTTCGCCGACACCGACGAGCTGATCGCGCTCTCCGAGGTCGCCGCCGAGTACGACGGGATGTACATCTCGCACATGCGCAGCGAGGGCGCGCGGCTGCTGGAATCGGTCGAGGAGCTCATCACCATCGCCCGCGAGGCGGGCATCCGCGCCGAGATCTACCATCTGAAGGCGGCCGGGCGCGAGAACTGGCACAAGCTGGAGGACGTGATCGCGCGCGTGGAGCAGGTGCGTTCCGAGGGGCTCGGCATCACCGCCGACATGTACACCTACACCGCCGGCTCCACCGGGCTCGACGCCGCCATGCCGCCCTGGGTGCAGGAGGGCGGCTACGACGCCTGGGCCGAGCGCATCCGGGATCCGGAGATACGCGCGCGCGTGGTGGAAGAGATGCGCACCCCGACCGACGAGTGGGAGAACCTGCTGCTCTCGTCCGGCCCCGAGGGGGCGCTGCTGGTCGGTTTCCGCAACGAGGAGCTGCGCCGCTACCAGGGCATGACCCTGGCCGAGGTGGCCGAGGAGCGCGGCACGCCGCCCGAGGAGACCGCCATCGACCTGGTGATCGAGGACGGCACCCGGGTGCAGGTCGTCTACTTCCTCATGTCCGAGGAGAACGTGCGCCGCCAGATCGCGCTGCCCTGGGTCTCCTTCGACTCAGACGCCGGGTCCATGGCGCCCGAAGGCGTCTTCCTGCAGAACAGCACCCATCCGCGCGCGTACGGCAACTTCGCCCGCCTGCTGGGCAGATACGTGCGCGAGGAAGGGGTCATCCCGCTGGAAGAGGCGGTGCGGAAGCTCACCTCGCTTCCGGCCGCCAACCTGCGCATCTCCGACCGCGGGCGGCTCGCGGAAGGCTATTTCGCGGATGTCGTGGTGTTCGACCCGGCCACCATCATCGACCACGCCACCTACGAGGACGCCCACCAGCTCGCCACCGGGGTGACGCACGTGTTCGTCAACGGCGTGATGGTGCTCGAGGACTCCGAACCCACCGGCGCGATGTCCGGCCGTTTCGTGCGCGGGCCGGGCTGGAGAGGTAATTAGCTAATTGGACTAAACTAGATTAGTCCGGTCGCCGTTCCTCAGTCGGGCACGAAGGCCACGATGCGCAGCGGCCCTCCGCTGCCCCCCGCGATCTTCATCGGCAGCGCCACGACGAAGGCGCCCCACTCGGGGAGTTCCGGCAGTGAAACCACGTTCTCGTAGCCCGGGATGTTCTCCCAGTAGAGGATGCGGTGCGTCTCGAAGTCGCTCGACTGCCCGTAGTCGAGGCTGGGCGTGTCGAGGCCCAGCGCAGCAATGTCACGGTTGTCGACCAGCCACTGCGCCGCCTCCGGGTCCAGTCCGGGGAAGTGGAGTTCCGGAATCGCCTCCTCGCCTCGCAGGGCAGTCCCCAGGTAACGGACGGGGTCCGGCCAGCGGTCGGCCCAGCCGGTGTCGAGCAGGACCGTCGTCCCCGCGGGGATGGGACCATGGCGTGCCTCCCACGCGGCGATCGTCTCCACCCCCACCTGGTGGTCGGGATTGTCCCCCGCAGGGTCGCGGATGACGGCGGCCGGCCCGATCAGGGCGGAAAGGGGGATCTGCGCGGTGGTTAT
This genomic window contains:
- a CDS encoding D-aminoacylase, translated to MNALRWRPAAVVCLGALAAGCAGDRTGYDVVIRGGTVYDGSGSPPVVADVGIRGDRIAALGDLSGAEAAQVLDASGMAVSPGFINMLSWATESLIVDGRSLGDIRQGVTLEIFGEGTSMGPANDAMKADFLDDFVSWLGGTEAAARALGLPPDAPLEVPWTTLGEYLSFLERKGVATNVGSFIGATTVRIHEIGYDDRPPTADELERMRALVRTAMEEGAMGVGSSLIYTPGFFADTDELIALSEVAAEYDGMYISHMRSEGARLLESVEELITIAREAGIRAEIYHLKAAGRENWHKLEDVIARVEQVRSEGLGITADMYTYTAGSTGLDAAMPPWVQEGGYDAWAERIRDPEIRARVVEEMRTPTDEWENLLLSSGPEGALLVGFRNEELRRYQGMTLAEVAEERGTPPEETAIDLVIEDGTRVQVVYFLMSEENVRRQIALPWVSFDSDAGSMAPEGVFLQNSTHPRAYGNFARLLGRYVREEGVIPLEEAVRKLTSLPAANLRISDRGRLAEGYFADVVVFDPATIIDHATYEDAHQLATGVTHVFVNGVMVLEDSEPTGAMSGRFVRGPGWRGN
- a CDS encoding cyclase family protein; the protein is MKRTTGLHILAVLALASSCAPADPDYSAVFDGTAGRWIDLTHDVSADAVFWPTADPFVLDTVAYGMTEGGYFYAAFNFASSEHGGTHVDAPIHFAEGRITTAQIPLSALIGPAAVIRDPAGDNPDHQVGVETIAAWEARHGPIPAGTTVLLDTGWADRWPDPVRYLGTALRGEEAIPELHFPGLDPEAAQWLVDNRDIAALGLDTPSLDYGQSSDFETHRILYWENIPGYENVVSLPELPEWGAFVVALPMKIAGGSGGPLRIVAFVPD